In the Salinirubrum litoreum genome, one interval contains:
- a CDS encoding DUF5814 domain-containing protein — MAITDKIYVKNHRQLASQLETNIPKGAFKGATLDLLYTGDGLAKLDDATRDRILDFAQDFLDCDCDNNPYCGHPERKFVKYLLELRAQGLGPDAIVDVMSDDYLLYAYPGDVLSFLDDAVRTLEAVESLADVEGDREMARKAREAKQALAK, encoded by the coding sequence GTGGCGATCACCGACAAGATCTACGTCAAGAACCACCGACAACTCGCCTCCCAGTTGGAGACGAACATCCCGAAAGGTGCGTTCAAGGGCGCGACACTCGATCTCCTCTACACCGGCGACGGCCTCGCGAAACTGGACGACGCGACCCGCGACCGGATTCTCGACTTCGCGCAGGACTTCCTCGACTGCGACTGCGACAACAACCCCTACTGCGGCCACCCGGAGCGCAAGTTCGTCAAGTACCTGCTGGAACTGCGAGCACAGGGACTCGGCCCGGACGCCATCGTCGACGTGATGTCCGACGACTACCTGCTGTACGCCTACCCCGGCGACGTGCTCTCCTTCCTCGACGACGCGGTCCGGACGCTCGAAGCGGTCGAGTCGCTCGCCGACGTGGAGGGCGACCGGGAGATGGCCCGGAAGGCCCGCGAGGCGAAGCAGGCGCTGGCGAAGTAG
- a CDS encoding RPA family protein codes for MSSTPTREVARRVFAREFNDGGYTFKESDDERAPHYLLLPTGAKANRVFFVGTLTEKEDVGDDNEYWRGRIVDPTGTFFAYAGQYQPEAASALRELEPPAYLSVVGKPRTFETDDGNINVSVQPESITEVDAATRDRWVVETADRTLDRIAAFEDEGNEYARMAREQYDLSVEAYRDAAIAALESLEETDELEAGAEA; via the coding sequence ATGAGTTCCACACCCACCCGCGAGGTCGCACGACGCGTCTTCGCCCGAGAGTTCAACGACGGCGGCTACACGTTCAAAGAGTCCGACGACGAGCGCGCACCCCACTACCTGCTGCTCCCGACCGGAGCGAAGGCCAACCGGGTGTTCTTCGTCGGCACGCTGACCGAGAAGGAGGACGTGGGCGACGACAACGAGTACTGGCGCGGTCGCATCGTCGACCCGACCGGGACGTTCTTCGCCTACGCCGGGCAGTACCAGCCCGAAGCCGCCAGCGCACTCCGCGAACTGGAACCGCCTGCGTACCTGTCTGTCGTGGGCAAGCCGCGCACGTTCGAGACCGACGACGGGAATATCAACGTCTCCGTCCAACCCGAGTCGATCACCGAGGTCGACGCCGCCACCCGCGACCGGTGGGTCGTCGAGACCGCAGACCGGACGCTGGACCGCATCGCCGCCTTCGAGGACGAGGGCAACGAGTACGCCCGGATGGCCCGCGAGCAGTACGACCTGTCGGTCGAAGCCTACCGCGACGCCGCGATCGCGGCACTGGAGAGCTTAGAGGAGACCGACGAACTCGAAGCCGGCGCGGAAGCGTAG
- a CDS encoding class I SAM-dependent methyltransferase has protein sequence MTNEVRAWWEATADYFQSTADVAEGADWTGAAYGDIDLDLLGDVRDREILELGCGGGQCAVGLAEQGAEVVGLDLSAAQLAHAKDRASERGVSVRFVEGDVTRLPFTPESFDLACNAYVFQWVGDLDACFRETHRVLRSGGRFVFSVPHPAYEVVDSESERVTESYFDTGRYEIHHEEVETPQVLYRHTVSEIHRALVDAGFVVEALHEPGTDDPEAYDPGPWGECTPSLMSKLPAVLVVEARKSA, from the coding sequence GTGACGAACGAAGTCAGGGCGTGGTGGGAGGCGACCGCCGACTACTTCCAGTCGACAGCAGATGTCGCCGAGGGTGCCGACTGGACCGGCGCGGCGTACGGCGACATCGACCTCGATCTGCTCGGCGACGTGCGCGACCGCGAGATACTGGAACTCGGCTGTGGCGGCGGGCAGTGTGCGGTCGGCTTAGCAGAGCAAGGAGCCGAGGTCGTCGGTCTCGACCTCTCGGCGGCACAACTCGCTCACGCCAAGGACCGAGCCAGCGAGCGCGGCGTCTCGGTCCGGTTCGTCGAAGGTGACGTGACACGACTTCCCTTCACACCCGAGTCGTTCGACCTCGCCTGCAACGCGTACGTCTTCCAGTGGGTCGGCGACCTCGACGCCTGCTTCCGGGAGACGCACCGGGTGCTCCGTTCCGGCGGGCGGTTCGTCTTCTCTGTTCCGCACCCGGCCTACGAGGTGGTCGACTCCGAGTCCGAGCGCGTCACGGAGAGCTACTTCGACACCGGCCGCTACGAGATCCACCACGAGGAGGTCGAGACGCCGCAGGTGCTCTACCGGCACACCGTCTCGGAGATTCACCGCGCGCTGGTCGACGCCGGTTTCGTCGTCGAGGCCCTGCACGAACCCGGCACGGACGACCCGGAGGCCTACGACCCGGGACCGTGGGGTGAGTGTACCCCGTCGTTGATGAGCAAACTGCCGGCAGTGCTGGTGGTCGAAGCCCGGAAGTCAGCGTGA
- a CDS encoding DUF7091 family protein translates to MDERLKRFVRTKMRQAGRRFEETRQAYREGRRAASQYDLPTDAEGRARIVCRRYAEQRAVRVNAEGEPACYDDDHPDCRGCAEDVREGYVETW, encoded by the coding sequence ATGGACGAGCGGCTGAAGCGGTTCGTGCGGACGAAGATGCGGCAGGCAGGCCGGCGGTTCGAGGAGACCCGGCAGGCCTACCGCGAGGGACGCCGGGCCGCCAGCCAGTACGACCTCCCGACGGACGCCGAGGGCCGCGCCCGCATCGTCTGCCGGCGCTACGCCGAACAGCGCGCGGTCCGGGTGAACGCCGAGGGCGAACCGGCCTGCTACGACGACGACCACCCGGACTGCCGGGGCTGTGCCGAGGACGTGCGGGAAGGCTACGTCGAGACGTGGTGA
- a CDS encoding replication factor A (Replication protein A protects and stabilize the intermediate ssDNA that is generated by the unwinding action of a DNA helicase at the replication fork. In addition, SSBs prevent the formation of secondary structures by single-stranded template DNA.), giving the protein MTDLQTHAAEIAEQFSDHLDVSEAEVEERLSNLVNEYKVPVDEARRSVVNSYLDEAGLDREELGSGSAEEMLVGDIAQDEQWVDLTVTVVDLWDPRSESISQVGLLGDESGTIKFVAFKTSELEKLEEGASYKLSNVVTDEYEGTYSVKLNRTTTITEIDEEIEVGDDSETVEGALVDVQSGSGLIKRCPEEDCTRVLQNGRCSEHGSVDGEFDLRIKAVLDDGIDVQEVIFDQETTEALTGITLEEAKDMAMDALDTTVVADEMQGKILGRYYRVTGPRFRRYVLADSFERLDRPTDTEDVLIKARSI; this is encoded by the coding sequence ATGACAGATCTGCAGACCCACGCAGCAGAGATAGCGGAACAGTTCTCGGACCATCTCGACGTGAGCGAGGCCGAAGTCGAGGAGCGACTGTCGAACCTCGTGAACGAGTACAAGGTGCCGGTCGACGAGGCGCGCCGGAGCGTCGTCAACAGCTACCTCGACGAGGCCGGCCTGGATCGGGAGGAACTCGGCTCCGGCAGTGCCGAGGAGATGCTCGTCGGCGACATCGCACAGGACGAACAGTGGGTCGACCTGACCGTGACGGTCGTCGACCTCTGGGACCCCCGAAGCGAGTCCATCTCGCAGGTCGGCCTGCTCGGTGACGAGTCGGGGACGATCAAGTTCGTCGCGTTCAAGACCAGCGAACTGGAGAAGTTGGAGGAAGGTGCCTCCTACAAGCTCTCGAACGTCGTCACCGACGAGTACGAGGGCACCTACTCCGTGAAGCTGAACCGGACGACCACGATCACCGAGATCGACGAGGAGATCGAGGTCGGCGACGACAGCGAGACCGTCGAGGGCGCACTCGTGGACGTCCAGTCCGGGTCCGGCCTCATCAAGCGCTGTCCCGAGGAGGACTGCACGCGCGTCCTCCAGAACGGCCGCTGTTCGGAACACGGAAGCGTCGACGGCGAGTTCGACCTGCGCATCAAGGCGGTGCTGGACGACGGCATCGACGTGCAGGAGGTGATCTTCGATCAGGAGACCACCGAGGCACTGACCGGGATCACCCTCGAAGAGGCGAAGGACATGGCGATGGACGCACTCGACACGACCGTCGTCGCCGACGAGATGCAGGGGAAGATCCTCGGTCGCTACTACCGCGTGACCGGCCCCCGCTTCCGGCGGTACGTCCTCGCGGACAGCTTCGAGCGACTGGACAGGCCGACAGACACCGAGGACGTTCTCATCAAAGCGAGGTCGATCTGA
- a CDS encoding PH domain-containing protein translates to MRLAPLSIPYRAVQRGISLVFTLAFVLFSTSSFLGPLGPLASVGILGLAVLTVVGYEVAYFRRFDYELTSDTFDVRSGVFSRRNREIPLRRIQNVDISRNVAQRVLGIAAVDFETAGGGQTEGSLRYVTFEEAKRLQSEIARLKRGTTDEGEPVPEPEEEELFALADWELALVGLLSFDLRVPGLLLFLLSGSVPFVPQMLPDDTATLLGIAGIAVLVVGVLLFSWLASAVVAVLNYYGFRLTRTDEELQYERGLLQRYDGSIPLDKIQTLTVTDNPLKRYFGYATLQIETAGYSGGGQDGTARGSEAAVPLASRERVVELANEIEAFGDPEFRRPPKRIRRRYAMRYLIALGVLTGVLYAVNVVVPQPLPWYATAVGLPLLPVAAHLKWKHRGYWLGDDHVVTRNGVWNREIKIVPYYRVQTVIDSRTIFQRRWRVATVTVDTAGSLSILGRDAAAVDIERDDADDLRDELAERLRVAVARRRTRRPRQSMIAESVAAEQTTEKSDDSAQTAAVTTDGESVAASGSESAASGSESAASESESPAESDASESERDSESEDTTSKNGASDETGEEHGGGFVFGSTVESDDESEDGEEASDDAETTREEASDDAETTREEASDDAETTREEASDDAETTREEASDDAETTRDDA, encoded by the coding sequence ATGAGACTCGCCCCGCTGTCGATCCCGTACCGGGCGGTCCAGCGCGGTATCAGTCTCGTCTTCACGCTCGCCTTTGTCCTCTTCTCGACCTCGTCGTTTCTCGGGCCGCTCGGCCCCCTCGCGTCGGTCGGGATTCTCGGTCTCGCCGTGCTCACGGTCGTCGGCTACGAGGTGGCGTACTTCCGGCGGTTCGACTACGAACTGACGAGCGACACCTTCGACGTGCGGTCGGGGGTGTTCTCCCGCCGGAACCGCGAGATTCCGCTGCGTCGCATCCAGAACGTCGACATCAGTCGGAACGTCGCACAGCGCGTGCTGGGGATCGCGGCGGTGGACTTCGAGACGGCCGGCGGCGGCCAGACCGAAGGCTCTCTGCGGTACGTCACCTTCGAGGAGGCCAAACGACTCCAGTCGGAGATCGCCCGACTGAAGCGCGGGACGACCGACGAGGGAGAGCCGGTGCCAGAACCCGAAGAAGAAGAACTGTTCGCGCTGGCAGACTGGGAGCTCGCACTGGTCGGCCTGTTGTCGTTCGACCTCCGGGTGCCGGGGCTGCTCCTCTTCCTGCTGTCGGGGTCGGTCCCGTTCGTCCCGCAGATGCTTCCGGACGACACCGCGACCCTGCTCGGGATCGCCGGGATCGCGGTGCTGGTCGTCGGCGTCCTCCTCTTCTCGTGGCTGGCGAGTGCGGTCGTCGCCGTCCTCAACTACTACGGCTTCCGGCTGACCCGGACCGACGAGGAGTTGCAGTACGAACGCGGACTGCTCCAGCGATACGACGGGTCGATCCCGCTGGACAAGATCCAGACGCTGACGGTGACGGACAACCCGCTGAAGCGCTACTTCGGCTACGCGACGCTCCAGATCGAGACGGCGGGCTACTCCGGCGGCGGCCAGGACGGGACCGCTCGCGGGTCGGAGGCGGCGGTCCCACTCGCCAGCAGAGAGCGAGTCGTGGAACTGGCGAACGAGATCGAGGCGTTCGGCGACCCCGAGTTCCGTCGCCCACCGAAGCGGATCCGGCGTCGCTACGCGATGCGGTATCTGATCGCTCTCGGGGTGCTGACCGGCGTGCTGTACGCCGTGAACGTCGTCGTCCCGCAACCGCTGCCGTGGTACGCGACTGCGGTCGGTCTGCCCCTGCTTCCGGTCGCGGCACACCTGAAGTGGAAGCATCGCGGCTACTGGCTCGGCGACGACCACGTCGTGACGCGCAACGGCGTCTGGAACCGCGAGATCAAGATCGTGCCGTACTACCGGGTACAGACGGTGATCGACTCCCGGACGATCTTCCAGCGACGCTGGCGGGTGGCGACCGTGACGGTCGACACGGCGGGGTCGTTGTCGATCCTCGGTCGGGACGCGGCGGCGGTCGACATCGAACGCGACGACGCCGACGACCTGCGGGACGAACTCGCAGAGCGCCTCCGTGTCGCGGTGGCACGGCGGCGGACGCGGCGACCACGCCAGTCGATGATCGCCGAGTCGGTCGCTGCGGAGCAAACCACCGAGAAATCGGATGACTCGGCACAGACCGCCGCCGTGACGACCGACGGAGAGTCGGTCGCAGCGTCGGGGTCAGAGTCCGCAGCGTCGGGGTCAGAGTCCGCAGCGTCGGAGTCGGAGTCGCCGGCAGAGTCCGACGCGTCGGAGTCGGAGAGAGACTCCGAGAGCGAGGACACGACGTCGAAGAACGGTGCATCGGACGAGACGGGCGAGGAGCACGGGGGCGGCTTCGTCTTCGGGTCGACGGTCGAGTCGGACGACGAGTCCGAAGACGGTGAGGAGGCGTCCGACGACGCAGAGACGACTCGGGAGGAGGCGTCCGACGACGCAGAGACGACTCGGGAGGAGGCGTCCGACGACGCAGAGACGACTCGGGAGGAGGCGTCCGACGACGCAGAGACGACTCGGGAGGAGGCGTCCGACGACGCAGAGACGACTCGGGACGACGCGTGA
- a CDS encoding ribbon-helix-helix protein, CopG family, whose translation MGNKNKTISFRVNEDAFETLREIAEERDISLSAVFRDYVDTLVAHDGQVRVVPEHELENMGAETEDSFPPKVEVPKSFIREHERLELEADHLREQLEEHKRYVNYLSEQLEDDGEEDVIQLEDLDGEADHDEPSFRLG comes from the coding sequence ATGGGCAACAAGAACAAGACGATCTCGTTCCGCGTCAACGAGGACGCGTTCGAGACGCTCCGGGAGATCGCGGAGGAGCGTGACATCTCCCTGTCGGCGGTCTTCCGCGACTACGTGGACACGCTCGTTGCCCACGACGGCCAGGTGCGGGTCGTCCCGGAACACGAACTGGAGAACATGGGCGCAGAGACGGAAGACTCCTTCCCGCCGAAGGTGGAGGTGCCCAAGAGCTTCATCCGCGAGCACGAACGCCTCGAACTCGAAGCCGACCACCTCCGCGAACAACTGGAGGAGCACAAACGCTACGTCAACTACCTCAGCGAGCAGTTGGAGGACGACGGCGAGGAGGACGTGATCCAACTGGAGGATCTGGACGGCGAGGCCGACCACGACGAACCGTCGTTCCGCCTCGGCTGA
- a CDS encoding VOC family protein produces the protein MSGIVFYATERHDAVIDFYTDRLGADVWLEQPDCTILKHDNLLFGFCARDRTDDCGILTFVYEDRETVDAVHADLADVAREDPYENEQYDIYQFFAEDPDGRTVEVQAFLHPVDL, from the coding sequence GTGTCCGGAATCGTCTTCTACGCCACCGAGCGTCACGACGCCGTGATCGACTTCTACACCGACCGTCTCGGGGCCGACGTGTGGCTCGAACAGCCCGACTGCACGATCCTGAAACACGACAACCTCCTGTTCGGTTTCTGCGCCCGGGACCGGACCGACGACTGTGGCATCCTCACGTTCGTCTACGAGGACCGCGAGACGGTCGACGCCGTCCACGCCGATCTGGCCGACGTGGCCCGGGAGGACCCTTACGAGAACGAGCAGTACGACATCTACCAGTTCTTCGCCGAGGACCCCGACGGTCGGACCGTGGAGGTGCAGGCGTTTCTGCACCCGGTCGATCTCTGA
- a CDS encoding Gfo/Idh/MocA family protein, with amino-acid sequence MTTTPPVRIGIVGLGNIGQHHADKLALTDGVDLVGGMDVDPEARARFASAYDCAEYDDATRLVADADAIIVTTPNRFHEPYAVTALDADTHVLVEKPLAHDLASAERIAEAARDSEAFCMVGFNNRFRNPVEVLAEYVQQGRFGNLTHVDANYLRRRGIPGRGSWFTSKDVAGGGALVDIGVHAIDLAMHFLDFPEIEEVSGVTRQTFGTDEDYAWIHMWGEDTGPGDFDVEDSATAFLRCADGTTVSLDVAWATNREENETYHLDGTEGGARLDRSSGDLRLYEASRDGGNHLADTDIETRPSDPHRDEQRAFVEAIRSDEHPGRNTVEQGLAVQRVIDAIYRSAESGAAVELTGSTAAETEWDR; translated from the coding sequence ATGACTACGACACCGCCGGTCCGGATCGGTATCGTCGGACTCGGCAACATCGGCCAACACCACGCCGACAAACTCGCGCTGACCGACGGCGTGGACCTCGTCGGCGGGATGGACGTGGACCCGGAGGCACGGGCGCGGTTCGCCTCGGCGTACGACTGTGCGGAGTACGACGACGCGACGAGACTCGTGGCCGACGCCGACGCGATCATCGTCACGACGCCGAACCGGTTCCACGAACCATACGCCGTCACCGCCCTCGACGCCGACACGCACGTCCTCGTCGAGAAGCCGCTGGCACACGACCTGGCGAGCGCAGAGCGCATCGCCGAGGCGGCCCGCGACTCCGAGGCGTTCTGCATGGTCGGGTTCAACAACCGGTTCCGGAACCCGGTCGAGGTGCTCGCGGAGTACGTCCAGCAGGGCAGATTCGGGAATCTGACACACGTGGACGCGAACTACCTCCGACGACGCGGGATTCCCGGACGCGGTTCGTGGTTCACCTCGAAGGACGTGGCCGGCGGCGGCGCACTCGTCGACATCGGCGTCCACGCGATCGACCTCGCCATGCACTTCCTCGACTTTCCGGAGATCGAGGAGGTGTCGGGCGTCACGCGCCAGACGTTCGGGACCGACGAGGACTACGCCTGGATCCACATGTGGGGCGAAGACACCGGTCCCGGCGACTTCGACGTGGAGGACTCGGCGACCGCCTTCCTCCGGTGTGCCGACGGGACGACCGTCTCGCTGGACGTGGCGTGGGCGACCAACCGCGAGGAGAACGAGACCTACCACCTCGACGGCACCGAGGGCGGCGCGCGCCTCGACCGCAGTTCCGGCGATCTGAGGCTGTACGAAGCGAGCAGGGACGGGGGCAACCACCTCGCCGACACCGACATCGAGACGCGCCCCTCGGACCCGCACCGCGACGAACAGCGTGCGTTCGTCGAGGCGATCCGAAGCGACGAGCATCCGGGACGGAACACGGTCGAACAGGGATTGGCGGTCCAGCGTGTGATCGACGCCATCTATCGCTCGGCCGAGTCGGGAGCGGCTGTCGAACTGACGGGATCGACCGCAGCCGAGACGGAGTGGGACCGATGA
- a CDS encoding carbohydrate ABC transporter permease has product MASEQQRGSGIGSGEDAELVRGPLGRWVDQSIQSPERVYQALFYVVTAFFLVTTLFPFYWLLIIALTPLNAMQNLTFFPKGFDVMVFVDVFQQVPFHLYMFNSFVLGIGTTVIVLLLASLAGYVFGRLRFPGKSLFMLGILAISYFPPAAFFLPLFNLFNGNIGIPLGGGSMLAPPQLYNTPGAMILPFSALFMPLSIFILTTFYGQIPDGLEDAARIEGTTRLGALFRVIVPLSAPGVATAGVLTFIAVYNEFFFSFLMNDGSVENWAPIVAGILDYQGQFSTPYNLMAAASIVGVLPVAILVIIAQEKIVSGLTAGALKE; this is encoded by the coding sequence ATGGCAAGTGAACAACAACGCGGGAGCGGAATCGGTAGCGGGGAAGACGCAGAACTCGTCCGTGGGCCGCTGGGTCGCTGGGTCGATCAGTCGATCCAGAGCCCCGAGCGCGTCTACCAGGCGCTGTTCTACGTCGTGACGGCGTTCTTCCTCGTGACGACGCTGTTCCCGTTCTACTGGCTGCTCATCATCGCGCTCACGCCGCTGAACGCGATGCAGAACCTCACGTTCTTCCCGAAAGGGTTCGACGTGATGGTGTTCGTGGACGTGTTCCAGCAGGTGCCGTTCCACCTCTATATGTTCAACAGCTTCGTGCTCGGCATCGGGACGACGGTGATCGTCCTCCTGCTGGCGAGTCTCGCGGGCTACGTGTTCGGTCGCCTGCGGTTCCCCGGCAAGAGCCTGTTCATGCTGGGGATCCTGGCGATCTCGTACTTCCCGCCGGCGGCGTTCTTCCTGCCGCTGTTCAACCTGTTCAACGGGAACATCGGTATCCCGCTGGGCGGCGGGTCGATGCTCGCACCGCCGCAGCTGTACAACACGCCGGGGGCGATGATCCTCCCGTTCAGCGCGCTGTTCATGCCGCTGTCCATCTTCATCCTGACGACGTTCTACGGCCAGATCCCGGACGGGCTGGAGGACGCCGCACGGATCGAAGGGACGACCCGGCTCGGCGCGCTGTTCCGGGTCATCGTGCCGCTGTCGGCACCCGGTGTGGCGACGGCGGGCGTGCTGACGTTCATCGCGGTGTACAACGAGTTCTTCTTCTCGTTCCTGATGAACGACGGCTCGGTGGAGAACTGGGCCCCCATCGTGGCGGGCATCCTGGACTACCAGGGGCAGTTCTCGACGCCGTACAACCTGATGGCGGCCGCCAGTATCGTGGGCGTCCTGCCCGTGGCGATCCTCGTCATCATCGCACAGGAGAAGATCGTGAGCGGACTGACCGCCGGAGCACTCAAGGAGTAA
- a CDS encoding ABC transporter ATP-binding protein, whose amino-acid sequence MGDVKLEHVVKRYDDVTAVDDMNLHIQDGEFVCLVGPSGCGKSTTMETIAGLTIPTEGTVSIAGRDVTNLPPKDRGVAMVFQNIALFPHMDVFDNISFGLRLRDYDDEEIERRVNRASEIVQLEGMLDRMPDEMSGGQRQRVAIARAIVRNPEVFLMDEPLANLDAKLRVHMRTELQRLHKELDTTIVYVTHDQAEAMTMSDRIAVIDSGQLQQIDPPLTCYNEPKNLFVAGFIGSPSMNFIDGEVTENGWTSKNFDIEFDPAQIGVEVGQDVTLGIRPEDVYPENDGRSLPDPSMTIDAKTDVLEPMGDEIFVYLMLTEDADTSLDQTASNDQLLMSVAPDYDISEDQSMDVVLDRSRIHLFDSSSGQAIHHGITSAARAETSSGTEAESDD is encoded by the coding sequence ATGGGAGACGTAAAACTCGAACACGTGGTGAAACGATACGACGACGTAACGGCTGTCGACGACATGAACCTGCACATCCAGGACGGCGAGTTCGTCTGTCTCGTCGGTCCCTCGGGCTGTGGGAAGTCGACGACGATGGAGACGATCGCGGGGCTGACCATCCCCACCGAGGGGACTGTCTCCATCGCGGGCCGTGACGTGACGAACCTACCGCCGAAAGATCGCGGGGTAGCGATGGTGTTCCAGAACATCGCGCTGTTCCCGCACATGGACGTCTTCGACAACATCTCGTTCGGCCTGCGCCTGCGGGACTACGACGACGAGGAGATCGAGCGTCGGGTCAACCGCGCCTCCGAGATCGTCCAGTTGGAGGGGATGCTCGACCGGATGCCCGACGAGATGTCCGGCGGCCAGCGCCAGCGCGTCGCCATCGCGCGTGCGATCGTCCGGAACCCCGAAGTGTTCCTGATGGACGAGCCGCTGGCGAACCTCGACGCCAAACTGCGGGTCCACATGCGGACGGAACTCCAGCGCCTGCACAAGGAACTGGACACCACCATCGTCTACGTGACCCACGACCAGGCGGAGGCGATGACGATGTCCGACCGGATCGCCGTCATCGACTCCGGACAGCTCCAGCAGATCGACCCGCCGCTGACCTGCTACAACGAACCGAAGAACCTGTTCGTCGCGGGCTTCATCGGGTCGCCGTCGATGAACTTCATCGACGGCGAGGTGACGGAGAACGGCTGGACCTCGAAGAACTTCGACATCGAGTTCGATCCGGCACAGATCGGCGTCGAGGTCGGCCAGGATGTCACGCTCGGCATCCGGCCGGAGGACGTGTACCCCGAGAACGACGGCCGGTCGCTGCCGGACCCGTCGATGACCATCGACGCGAAGACCGACGTGCTGGAGCCGATGGGTGACGAGATCTTCGTCTACCTGATGCTCACCGAGGACGCCGACACCAGCCTCGACCAGACTGCCTCGAACGACCAGTTGCTGATGAGCGTCGCGCCGGACTACGACATCAGTGAGGACCAGTCGATGGACGTCGTCCTCGACCGGTCGCGGATCCACCTGTTCGACAGTTCGTCGGGCCAGGCGATCCACCACGGCATCACCAGCGCGGCCCGCGCCGAGACCAGTAGCGGCACCGAAGCAGAGAGCGACGACTAG
- a CDS encoding MOSC domain-containing protein produces the protein MDDSEPDEDETPTFAGRVTGLWLADERTASPTARETVEAVAGRGLRGDRYFRPADAEGPGVEVTLIEREALRAAERDYDVSLPAGAHRRNVVTAGVPLNHLVGRRFRVGEAVVEGTGLCEPCAHMESLAVEGARESLVHRGGLEARIVETGHLAVGDDVSPR, from the coding sequence ATGGACGACAGCGAACCCGACGAGGACGAGACCCCGACGTTCGCGGGGAGGGTGACGGGGCTGTGGCTCGCCGACGAGCGCACCGCCTCACCGACGGCACGCGAGACGGTCGAGGCGGTCGCCGGGCGCGGCCTGCGCGGTGACCGCTACTTCCGGCCGGCCGACGCCGAGGGGCCGGGCGTCGAGGTGACGCTGATCGAACGCGAAGCACTCCGCGCCGCCGAACGCGACTACGACGTGTCGCTCCCGGCGGGTGCACACCGCCGGAACGTCGTGACTGCGGGGGTCCCGCTGAATCACCTCGTCGGCCGCCGGTTCCGGGTCGGCGAGGCGGTAGTCGAGGGGACCGGCCTGTGTGAGCCCTGTGCACACATGGAGTCGCTGGCCGTCGAGGGAGCACGGGAGTCGCTGGTTCACCGGGGCGGCCTGGAGGCCCGAATCGTCGAGACGGGCCACCTCGCCGTCGGTGACGACGTGTCGCCGCGCTGA
- a CDS encoding PH domain-containing protein: MNRLHPRIRLLWIARAILFAALLGVIAFGVFRFAPVLQIRPAVAGGSVFGVFALLFVTLAVLRYRLWGYEIRDDSIYLERGVFTRVRTVVPFVRIQHVDSSRGPLERVAGLASTVVYTAGSRGADVSIPGLTPDGSEDLQERLKRLAIRAEGEDAV, encoded by the coding sequence GTGAACCGACTCCATCCACGGATTCGCCTCCTCTGGATCGCACGGGCGATTCTCTTCGCGGCGCTCCTCGGCGTGATCGCGTTCGGCGTGTTCCGCTTCGCACCGGTTCTCCAGATCAGGCCGGCGGTCGCCGGTGGCAGCGTCTTCGGTGTCTTCGCACTGTTGTTCGTCACGCTCGCGGTCCTACGCTATCGGCTGTGGGGCTACGAGATCCGGGACGACTCAATCTATCTGGAGCGCGGCGTGTTCACCCGCGTCCGGACCGTCGTCCCGTTCGTCCGCATCCAGCACGTCGACTCCTCGCGCGGCCCACTCGAACGGGTCGCCGGACTGGCGAGTACCGTCGTCTACACCGCCGGGTCGCGGGGTGCGGACGTGTCGATCCCCGGCCTGACGCCGGACGGCTCCGAGGACCTCCAGGAGCGACTGAAACGGCTCGCCATCCGCGCCGAAGGTGAGGACGCGGTATGA